DNA sequence from the Plodia interpunctella isolate USDA-ARS_2022_Savannah chromosome 12, ilPloInte3.2, whole genome shotgun sequence genome:
CATACTTAGtctatatgattttttttaaagaagacGTAGTAGACTTCCTATGGGACGCAAGTTTTGAGGGTCGAAACGCGTACCTAtccgaaaaaaatatgtttcattaCCTTTTAAAAGAGaatagatattttgttattttgtccAAAAAACcttctaaaaaaataccaaataataTCGACATTCTGTTGTTAGTAAAAAgtcgatttttatttatagaatatcATGTGTCTGTTCCCCCAACCGTGGCCTAAAACAATAGGGAAAGTAATTATGATTCTGTTGATAAAAGCCCTTTTCATACGAAACTAGCCACGGTCACGTTACATGACATTACTAGTTTCCTGTAAGGGCTGGTGGTTGATGTTTtcgattattataattgaacAATAATGGCGGCCTCTGCGACTCAGTGGTCACCATTGACTGCTGCATCGGAGGAAggaatactatttttttcccGTTGAACCGggtttatactatgtagtaaccttcgaaaataatttgtctaaataattgtgatttttactgcataaaattaaattgtggtTAAAATTAAACGCCTAGAATTAGACAGATACTGATGGCTTTTGTAAACAATGCCGtgattattacatatttatataaacgtgGATAAACATTATATGTCTGAATGATATACGATATTCCttcaaaataagtatattattaggaATGAAATTATACTGAATCTGAGTAAGTTtaaaacttgtgttataggataccaCATGATActataaagtatttaaaactCAGACTTACCTGGATTGATATTGTTCTTTATAGAAAGACTAACCCTAAAagtactaattttaattattcgtaTACAAAATGAAGATAAAAAATCTCGTCTGTCAACTGTCAACCCTGAGAGGCACACATCGCCCCCAAATTACTCGGAGTGCTGTGCCAAACAGTAGGTACCGTTTgatgtgtgtctgtctgttaagTCTGGGAGCCGTGCGTGGAGTAATTAACCATTTTATACGCGTTTTTATGGAATCAACGAAATAGCAATAAAAGCTCCAATCTGATATTACACGAAGAAAAATTGAatctcaaaaattaatttttaatatctgtgaaaacacaaattagaaatatttaaaataaaactttaaaagcaTCATAACAATTGACTCTCTGTTTTTTAGTAATAACGTTGGATATGAAAGTTAAGTCTAATCAAATCAACACAACATATGTTAGGACAGTTCTAAAAATCTGATAGACACGCGCGAAGTTTTTCTAGAGATGTAATTACTAACTCAGTGGTtctaacattttttctttatttgtttcaggttACTGAAAGCCAAGGGAACATGGAGTCGATCGTTCAATATTTGCTCTTAGCCCTTGCTCTGACTCTACTACAAACATCGCTCACCGAGAGCCGGCTAAATGAAAAACGCAGAGATAAAAATGAACGCAGATACCACACGGCGCAAGTCAAAGACAACATATGCGACATAACTGACAGAGAATCCAAAGTACACTGTTATTGTGAAAATACCGACGTGAAAACAGCCACCAGGGCAGATTGTTGGGTGTTCAATGGCGGCATAGATGAAAACGATCCTATTTGGTCCAGTTTCCACTCCCAGCCGTATTTAGAACGGCTCACTTTCAACGTCAGATCAAACGGAGCCTTAAAGTTCATCCCTCTACAAGTAATACACCGACTCAAGAGATTACAGAAACTTTACATCCATTACGCAACGTTAACAAAGATAGAGAAGCGGACGTTTTCAAACATGACAATGTTGAAAGAAATAACGCTaatgaataacaaaataatcgaATTGGACTTTTCCTCGTTCACGAATCTCCCCGCGCTCGTAAATCTGACGATAAAGGAGAATAAAGTAACCGAGATTCAGAGGGACGTGTTTGTTGATCTCCCGACACTGAAATACCTCGATTTGtcttttaacaatattaatttggctcACGACGGCTGTTTCGAGCATCTGACGGTGCTTGGCGATCTGATATTGGAAGCCAATTTGATTACGGTGCTCACAAGAGATACTTTCAGGGGTTTGGCTAATTTGACAAGATTGGATCTACGGTCCAACAAGTTGTCAATGATAGGCGATTTGACATTTACCGAATTGTGGAATTTGAATGAGCTCCTTTTGGATAATAATGAATTGAAATATCTGTCTGAAAGGGCGTTCGATGGATTGGTTTTGCTACAGAAATTGTCAATGACTGGGAATAAGTTGAAGGCGGTTAATGAAGGACTCTTAGAAGGTGTAAGAGGACTTGAGTTATTAGATTTGAGGAATAATGAGATAGAAGTGTTCACAATCGAAAATATCAAGCCGATtctagaaaatttaaaagtgaaaacGTCGGTGTTATATTTGAGTGGTAAGTATTCtgtataaattgatttaaatagaataataacaGATACTATTCGGCAAAGGGTCTCCCCATAGACAAATCTAAAAGACTGGAAAAagaacatttaattttgctgGATTCCAACTTTAGGTCCAATTTGCATAATTTGGGATAGCTTTCTATATGTaaactaaaatgtaattaatggaACTCCAATTCCATTTAccgtattttaatatacctatatgaaactgacaatatttcaaatatttttcatcactATTCCATTCAAAAACGTGCAATTTTAATTCCATTTGGTCGCAACTTGAAATGGAGCAGAAAACCGTGAACCATTTTTGTCACAGTAGTTCTACATCCGGCGTTATTACTtcataaacattaattaattaattaaagttacaGGCGTCATGACGTCATAAGTCGCATAGTAACACAGAACCGCAAGGGACGAACTTTCAGTACAGTTTACATCACGTCAAACAActtaaattcattgcaaatacgCCTCTATTGCGTCAATATAAATCTCATTTTTGTCAAACGGTTTAATGTTTACAGAAATATCATTTTGCATGAAATGTTGAATGTGTTCTATTTCCATTGTGTGATGCACATTTTTGAACCAAGAATTAACAAAACCAGAACAACTTTCATGTTTGTTTTCACATTCAGAAAAATTGTAACAGATATTTTGTTAcgtatagtataaaaaactataaaaggTATATTTCCCTTAGGATAGATATATTTTGGCTCTTCCAAggctatataggtatatagccTTGGAAAAGCCAAAATATATCTATCCTAACGTtgtctaaaaaaattaaatagaattatataggtatataattctatttaatttttttagacaACGTTCAACCGTTTAAAGTgattgaaaaacaaatgaacccttcaaataatgatatatttgtatattatttagaatcTTGATGATCTATACTCGTACATCAGCCCACGACTGAGTACAGATCTCCCATTTATCGAGTCCTGtgctatattattttgaagcataatatagtttattttagtagCAAACCTAATcacaattaaaatcaaattaaaagtgGCCTAAACATAAGTTTGATACAGGCCCCTTTTGAGTTAGGTTATTTACTGGTAAATAACACACATTATATCCATTCAAGGGAATAAATAACTATGTTTTTAGCTAACAATGGCGTTCCCACTGGGCCCTAATCCCCTTCAAGCACCCTTCAGCGAAGAAGACAATTAATGAGTGTAACAGTTCCCTTTTGTTAGGGTGACTGTAGACTTGATATCGGAAAATTTACtcctatttttaaaactacgatTTTGTCAGAAAACAGTCTATAACTAAATGAATCTGATGTATGTGTTTTAAATCGTTTTCTTATCATAAATTTTCTTAtcatacatagaaaaaaatatgtgtattcCTAACATCAATTTATTGAATAGATTATTAcatagagattttttttgttttatgaaaaaatacctccatgttcaataaatatatttaaaaggtaaTT
Encoded proteins:
- the LOC128674384 gene encoding connectin-like, encoding MESIVQYLLLALALTLLQTSLTESRLNEKRRDKNERRYHTAQVKDNICDITDRESKVHCYCENTDVKTATRADCWVFNGGIDENDPIWSSFHSQPYLERLTFNVRSNGALKFIPLQVIHRLKRLQKLYIHYATLTKIEKRTFSNMTMLKEITLMNNKIIELDFSSFTNLPALVNLTIKENKVTEIQRDVFVDLPTLKYLDLSFNNINLAHDGCFEHLTVLGDLILEANLITVLTRDTFRGLANLTRLDLRSNKLSMIGDLTFTELWNLNELLLDNNELKYLSERAFDGLVLLQKLSMTGNKLKAVNEGLLEGVRGLELLDLRNNEIEVFTIENIKPILENLKVKTSVLYLSGNNLSCDCRLSWIQILRNETKSEPLKAALDDVTCLLPNTENVQNTNQLNEPPNDKQNDPDSLLVVSKSELQQDGIEEDVYDENNQSYKVEPTVQPVITNEVFAVNLPAELLACSRDMAQNREDSLMLSSSYWQPSSSFKILSNLSLVLTLVLINLFQ